A genomic stretch from Falco naumanni isolate bFalNau1 chromosome 8, bFalNau1.pat, whole genome shotgun sequence includes:
- the NXPH2 gene encoding neurexophilin-2: MVHLRPLPLVVVQGVLHLVFCDANQVVQATDVLDWEDKDAAETLVDNVVHSRIINPLRLFVKPSPVLKHGQVSYSDSIENFWDWLSNITEVQESLARTKRRPIVKTGKFKKMFGWGDFHSNIKTVKLNLLITGKIVDHGNGTFSVYFRHNSTGLGNVSVSLVPPSKVVEFESSPQSTLETKESKSFNCRIEYEKTDRAKKTALCNFDPSKICYQEQTQSHVSWLCSKPFKVICIYIAFYSVDYKLVQKVCPDYNYHSETPYLSSG; encoded by the coding sequence gTATTTTGTGACGCTAATCAAGTCGTACAAGCCACAGACGTGCTGGATTGGGAAGACAAGGATGCTGCAGAGACACTGGTTGACAACGTGGTCCATTCCAGGATCATCAATCCTTTACGCCTGTTTGTTAAGCCATCTCCAGTACTGAAACACGGCCAAGTGTCCTACTCAGACAGCATAGAAAACTTTTGGGATTGGTTGTCCAACATCACGGAGGTTCAGGAATCTCTCGCACGAACTAAACGTAGACCTATAGTAAAAACTGGGaaattcaagaaaatgtttggaTGGGGCGACTTCCACTCTAACATCAAAACTGTTAAGCTGAACCTCCTGATCACAGGGAAAATCGTTGATCACGGCAACGGGACCTTCAGTGTTTATTTCCGACATAACTCCACAGGTCTGGGCAATGTTTCTGTAAGCCTGGTGCCACCTTCCAAGGTGGTTGAGTTTGAATCATCCCCACAGTCAACACTGGAGACCAAGGAATCCAAGTCCTTTAATTGCCGAATCGAGTACGAAAAAACAGACCGCGCTAAAAAAACTGCCTTGTGCAATTTTGACCCTTCAAAGATCTGCTATCAAGAGCAGACCCAAAGCCATGTCTCCTGGTTGTGTTCCAAACCATTTAAAGTCATCTGCATTTACATTGCTTTTTACAGTGTAGATTACAAACTGGTGCAAAAGGTCTGTCCTGATTATAATTACCATAGTGAGACTCCATACTTGTCCTCTGGCTGA